aaaaatcttttgatggatagtgtatatttttgtctattttttaaatgatttatttttgtaaaataataaatatgaaataacccAAGAagcaatggattttttttttattcacttttaagTATGTGGAGGACCTGTGCAAATATCATGGGGATGGGGAAATCACAAGGTGACATATTTGATATGGGTGTGGTATATATATGTGCCGTCACGTTTGCCTGATGTCTTTTTGTCTGATGCCTTTTAATCTCAGTCCGTTGGTTCTGATGCCTTTTAATCAGAGTCCATTTCGTCTGATGCCTAATTGTACAAGACCTGACACCTGACGTCATTTTTCCTGAGACCTGAAGCCTTTTAGTCTGAGGCACGACGCCATGTTGTCCAGTGACTGAAGCCTTTTAGTCTGAGGCATGACGCCTTTTCATTTTATGACTGACGTCTGAGGATGTCCTAAAATGTACACCGTATGCAAGACTTAGTTCAGCTCAGCTGCTGTGGATCTTCGTTTATTCCGTTAAGATGATGACTTTAATTAAACCATGCCTGGCGCAGACTGATGACGAGTGCACCCAGTATAAGATGTATGACCACTGGTCATCTGAAATAGGAAAAGTTATAAATGATTGATGATAAATGAATGAGATAAGATGTTTATCATTgggtttaagattaaaaaaattgtgtaatgCATATTCTGGGGGATGATTTGGGAAGTTTCTGCACAAAATGTCTTGTCTGAAAGGAATTGGGTGACTATTGGGTACCCACATGGAAAGAACCTATATGAggatatatgcgcatatatgaAACCTATATGGAGTATATAGGcacatatatgataatatatatgctgcatatatgcatatatatgccacatatatgcacatatatgtacatataatataggaaaacggccaattttatatatgtcacatatattaaaaacctatatcaaaacctatattaaaacatacatgtttatataggttatttccgtgtGGGTAGGTTAAACCTTGGCACATAGGGAAGAAAAGGATGAAAACACTCTCTCTTCATACAGGTCCTTAACTGAGTATATACATGCCTATATACAGTATGCAGAGTCTGAGAAAGATGGTGAGAAAGCATAGTTGTTCAACATAGACATATGTATAGAAGCTCTAAATCCAAAAAAATGTCTAAACTGAATCCAAATTCTAAGTGAATTTGAGACAACCGGATTGGAAGTATTTTTGCAGATTACTAATGGAAGCTGAGAAGTGATAACAGACcgtaaataatttttgttagGACGATTCCAAGGGCCCGATGATGGAGAGGGTCCTCACAAGGGGGGGATCTCGCAATGTCTGCTGAGTGGAACACTATCGCAAATTACTGAGGGGAACACggaatgtgtttttttcactCCAAAATATGTGTTAATGATGACTTTAATTGTTTGAATATAGTCTGTGTGGTTCAGCTGATTAAAATagagataaataaattaattttttcacatttatcaCCCCAGATAGAACTGACTTATTAATAGTGTAGTGCAGCATCAAGtttaatacaaaatgtattttataatgtttatttattacatttataaaatccTTGTGTACAGGAAGATTTGGTAGCACATTGactaaatgaataataaagatTATAGTTTCAAATTCTGTTATAAATTACACCGATTAAAAGTACATTtgtacaaactttttttttttttgtctatctgacaaaaaaaggaaagataAATTGTACAAACAATGATGATATAAGGTTAAGATATAAAAAGGCATGTATTGTAGGGGAAAACTCCTTAGAGATCATTATGATCCAGGGTACAAGTTAATTTTAAACTAATCTCTTTTTAGTCATAATAATctctaataaaaatacatacaaatatatcaTATACATATATCACACTTTTCACATTAGTAATAAGCTTATCAAAAGCACATAAGCcgactttttcacattttgtcataattaatttattaaaaaccaaATAGCCATAACAACTGGTTTAGTATGTTTGTCTCATGTTTTACGTCTTTTTGGCGAATGTGAAACGTTTACTCTTGATGCAACACATAAAGTAAAAGCTCTTTTGCGCACTGCTCTTATATTTAACCCATAGATTAGAGGATTGAACACAGGTGGGACTATCACCAGTTCTAGAGCCAAAAAATTACGCAGACTCTCTGGAATGTCATTTGAACCATATCTGTTATACATGAAATCAAAAAGCATAGCAATAGTGAAATTCATCAGAGATAAGAGGTGTGGCAAACATGTTTGCCAGAATTTTCTTCTGTTTTCTAAAGATGCTCTACATGCAGAGATCACTTTAATATAGCATATTATGATAATAATTTCAAAGCCAGTAGACATGGCAGCAACAATATATCCATAGatattattaacaaaagatgATGCACAAGACAGTTTTACAACTGACCAGTTGTCACAATATAATTTATCTATATGATAAGCACAAAATGGTCTCAGATTTGATAACAGGGTGCCATTGAATGCAGAAAAAGTGGGAACAATCCATGAGAACAGAATTAATTTCACACATGTGTTTTTAGTCAATTTAGAATGATATTCTAAAGGTTTGCATATGGCTACATATCTATCATAAGACATGACTGTTAAGATTGTGAACTCACACAGTAAAGAGCTGTAAATCACAAAGATCTGCAGAGCACACATGTGAGAGGAGATCACATATGAATCCAATATTAAATCAGAAAGAAATTTAGGATAAAATCCTGAGGCTCCATAAACTCCATTTATACACAGGTTACACAAGAACATGTACATTGGTTCATGAAGTGCTTTCTGCATGATAATAACCATAGCAAGACGAACATTAATTGACAATATAAGCACATACAAGACaagaaagcaaataaaatatacatgccTATATGATTTTGTTTCTCTGGGAACCATAAGTGTCAGTATGACAGGATAAGAGATGTTATCCATCACAGTATGGATGATCCCTAAAAtcacatgaaacaaaatgaaattataaaaaaaaactgtacacaaataatattaataaaagttcaGATAAACACAAAACCTTTCTCATTAGGCTTCAGTATCCACTGCTAGCTGCAGGAATGACAGAGTCTCTCACAAATAAGCTGATTCAGAGCTGGTTGTGATCTCAGCTGAGTGCTATGAGGTCTGGCTGGTTTTTATAAGTCTTTGATCAGCAGAGACGTCTGTAAGAGATGTTCTGAGTTTTGAAATCTCTTGGGTTTAATTATTTgctcatggaaaaaaaaaaaaaaaaaaaaactttgaaaacatatttgatttggtaaaataaatgaaataagctttcatttgttttcattttgtgcaAATACTAAATTCAGTTCTCTTTCACATCTTATAGCACGTGAACAGAGAAATACATTAATGATGTCAAATGATCTGTTTTGACTGGTATTCATGTGAACACACTCTGATATAATTGGTAGAATATCGGATGTGTATCAGGGTGTCAGGGTGCGCTACTGTGGTGAGGAGCGAGGAACGAGGACTTATAGTATAAACTCATCTAACAGTTTTCAATGATAATCCAAAAGAGGGTAACACAGGGCAAGCAGGAACACACACATAGTACAACCAAAAGATGTTTAACACTGGACAGGTGTCACACCCccgtggactgttttgttggtttcgcCCTCctgtgcccttatttggtctttcctgttccattTCTTGTATAGTCGTAATTGGTTAATTGTcttcacctgtctgtgtctcgTTAGCTTCCCTTTATAAGTTTGCTTCAGTTCCTTTGTCACTGTCCGATCTTAATTTTATGTTGGAGTGTGttcccctgctgttcctgtcggTTCCCTTGTtggattgttttattaaaacccCGTTTGTTGTATTTCCCTGTCCTCGGCTCCTTCCTACGTCTCCTCTCTACACTCAGCGTTACAACAGGAAGCAAGGGGCAGAacacactttaaataaataattaaataaaccaaCGAGGAACTAAATGAGACACACCTGAAACAATTGAGACAATCAACAGGAGGGAAAAAGTAGGTCATGGGCATGACATATCGCTCCCCTCCCAGTAGACACGTCCCCGCTCCACATACCATCGTGGGGCAGGAGGGTGGGTACCTTGGAGGCCTCTTAGGACAGGCTTGTACGGGACGGGAAGCCTCCAGGGTGGTACCAGATCCGGGCACCATGGCAGAGCAGGCAGTCCAGagagccatggtggagctgGCAGCTCGGGGAACCATGGCGAAACAGGCAGTCCAAGGAGCCGTAGCGGAGCAGGCAGTCCAGagagccatggtggagctggcagctcggggagccatggcgaaACAGGCAGTCCAAGGAGCCATAGCAGAGTAGGCAGTCTAGAGAGCCATGGCAGAGCAGGCAAAAACAGGCAGCTGGcagctcggggagccatggcgaaAACAGGCAGTCCAAGGAGCCGTACCAGAGCAGGCAGTCCAGAGAGCCATGGCGGAGCAAGTTGTGGTCTGTATCCCACTCGGTATGCATCCATGCTCCTGCGCAGTCTGTATTTTCACACATGGACGGGGGAAAAGCCCACGGGTATGTGTGCATGCCCCCAGTCGAAGAGACCTTCACTCAGTCTGCCATCCAATCCCTGCAGACTAACTGCCCACCTGGCTGATAAGGCCTACACTTCCGCAGGTGAGGCAACATCCGCTCTACACAGGATGGCAGGGTTGCAGGTCTTTCAAGCTAAGCTTCTGCAAGCCATGAATGGAGGCAGCTTCTCAGCGAAAGCCATGACAGATTCGCACTAATGGTGACTAAGCACTCAGCCCAGGCCATCAGATGATCCATTGGCTTCATAGTGGTCCTTCCCAGGCATTTATGGATAACCCTAGTTGACCTGAAGGACTCCGACCATGAAGTGCTCTTAAACACGCCAATTTCTCCATCCAGCC
The sequence above is drawn from the Labeo rohita strain BAU-BD-2019 unplaced genomic scaffold, IGBB_LRoh.1.0 scaffold_1154, whole genome shotgun sequence genome and encodes:
- the LOC127157675 gene encoding olfactory receptor 52D1-like, giving the protein MDNISYPVILTLMVPRETKSYRHVYFICFLVLYVLILSINVRLAMVIIMQKALHEPMYMFLCNLCINGVYGASGFYPKFLSDLILDSYVISSHMCALQIFVIYSSLLCEFTILTVMSYDRYVAICKPLEYHSKLTKNTCVKLILFSWIVPTFSAFNGTLLSNLRPFCAYHIDKLYCDNWSVVKLSCASSFVNNIYGYIVAAMSTGFEIIIIICYIKVISACRASLENRRKFWQTCLPHLLSLMNFTIAMLFDFMYNRYGSNDIPESLRNFLALELVIVPPVFNPLIYGLNIRAVRKRAFTLCVASRVNVSHSPKRRKT